The following coding sequences are from one Methanosarcina sp. WWM596 window:
- a CDS encoding SRPBCC domain-containing protein, with the protein MPPIDSKNRKSKRGVATIRFKKEISTEIEIFASADRIWQILMDFAAYPNWNPYINEISGEAKVGSKIKVNMKPEWERKGVTLHPRIIRLEPRKELTWKGSFFFPGLLDGEHSLILEEISGHKVRLIQKEIFNGIAIPIISTSWSIEKGTVRSFGDMNNALKKRAERVK; encoded by the coding sequence TTGCCTCCGATAGACTCAAAAAACAGGAAAAGCAAAAGAGGAGTTGCAACCATCAGGTTCAAAAAAGAAATAAGCACAGAAATTGAGATCTTCGCTTCTGCGGACCGGATCTGGCAGATCCTTATGGATTTTGCAGCCTATCCCAACTGGAATCCCTACATAAATGAAATCAGTGGAGAGGCAAAGGTCGGGAGCAAAATTAAAGTCAATATGAAGCCGGAATGGGAAAGAAAAGGCGTGACCCTTCACCCAAGGATCATTCGCCTGGAGCCAAGAAAAGAGCTTACATGGAAAGGAAGTTTCTTTTTTCCCGGGCTGCTCGACGGGGAGCATAGCCTCATCCTTGAAGAAATTTCAGGTCACAAGGTACGTTTAATCCAGAAAGAGATATTCAATGGAATTGCAATTCCTATTATCAGTACTTCATGGTCTATAGAGAAGGGAACAGTACGTAGCTTTGGGGATATGAACAATGCCCTTAAAAAAAGGGCGGAAAGGGTCAAATAA
- a CDS encoding PHP domain-containing protein, protein MKFDLHVHSEYSRDSESSHEDILETALKRGLDGFAICDHDTVEGGLACARKVLELGLEITVIPGVEVSSSKGHILVLGIRENIDPLLSPEETIRRARKLGGTVIIPHPFKSSSHGIGSFEGLDIDAVEVFNSRCLFNEANRKALIEAKRLGIPEVAGSDSHIPEMVGQAYTEIDASENTVEAVLKAIREGKVAPAGKKTPTPIILKQMAGSAKRKLRNKFFGRA, encoded by the coding sequence ATGAAATTCGATCTTCACGTACATTCCGAATATTCAAGAGATAGTGAATCAAGCCATGAGGATATCCTCGAAACTGCCCTTAAAAGGGGACTTGACGGATTTGCTATATGTGACCATGATACGGTTGAAGGCGGACTTGCCTGCGCGAGAAAAGTCCTGGAACTTGGCCTTGAAATCACAGTCATTCCCGGTGTAGAGGTTAGCTCTTCAAAAGGACATATCCTGGTTCTGGGAATCAGGGAGAACATAGACCCTCTGTTAAGTCCGGAAGAAACTATCCGCAGGGCCCGAAAACTTGGCGGCACGGTGATTATCCCCCATCCCTTCAAAAGCAGTTCTCACGGGATAGGGAGTTTTGAAGGGCTTGATATTGATGCGGTTGAGGTCTTCAATTCTCGTTGCCTTTTTAACGAAGCAAACAGAAAAGCCTTAATCGAGGCAAAAAGACTTGGAATACCTGAAGTTGCAGGAAGTGACTCCCATATTCCCGAAATGGTAGGGCAGGCTTATACTGAAATCGATGCATCGGAAAACACCGTGGAAGCAGTGCTAAAAGCAATCAGGGAAGGAAAAGTCGCCCCTGCAGGAAAAAAAACACCCACCCCGATCATCCTGAAACAGATGGCGGGAAGCGCAAAACGAAAACTGAGGAATAAATTCTTCGGAAGGGCTTAA
- the hflX gene encoding GTPase HflX, producing the protein MKIPAEQNIESENRVILVKRTNPRADPERGEYLFEELRELTKTAGYVPAGELTQTRFPDSRYQLGRGKIEELAELVRIKKAEKVIFYNKLSTIQLFNISEICGCQVIDKFQLILEIFAKRATTRRSKLQVELARLRYEVPRAKAIVSLLKKEEKAGFMGLGDYEDAYELDLKKRITRIENELKSAEKDDESLRAFRHRKGFSLVCLAGYTNAGKSTLFNAIVDESVEAQNLLFTTLVPTTRALDLGGRKALLTDTVGFIEDLPHWLVDAFKSTLDEIFLSDLILLVVDVSEKPEIILQKLSTSHDTLWDRIQGVPMITVLNKTDLLEASELEAVMEEIGYMAPNPVFISAKEKVGMQELKAEIIKHLPAWSFYSFSLPNSEKGMSILSWLYDEGIVHSVEYGKRISVDYEARTEILNRIKSLEQDIDE; encoded by the coding sequence GTGAAAATTCCAGCAGAACAAAATATAGAAAGCGAAAACAGGGTAATTCTCGTAAAAAGAACCAATCCACGAGCTGACCCTGAACGCGGCGAATATCTCTTTGAGGAACTCAGGGAGCTTACAAAGACTGCAGGCTATGTCCCGGCCGGGGAGCTTACTCAGACAAGGTTTCCGGACTCCAGGTACCAGCTGGGGAGAGGAAAAATAGAGGAGCTTGCCGAACTTGTGAGAATAAAGAAGGCTGAAAAGGTCATCTTTTATAACAAGCTCTCTACAATTCAGCTTTTCAATATCTCGGAAATCTGCGGGTGTCAGGTCATAGACAAATTCCAGCTTATACTTGAGATCTTTGCAAAAAGAGCTACCACTCGCAGGTCCAAGCTGCAGGTTGAACTTGCGAGGCTGAGGTATGAGGTCCCAAGGGCGAAAGCTATTGTTTCTCTTCTGAAAAAGGAGGAAAAGGCAGGTTTCATGGGACTTGGGGACTATGAGGACGCTTATGAACTGGACCTGAAAAAAAGGATAACAAGGATTGAAAATGAACTTAAGTCTGCAGAAAAAGACGATGAGTCCCTGCGGGCGTTTAGGCATAGGAAAGGCTTTTCCCTGGTCTGCCTTGCAGGTTATACCAATGCCGGAAAAAGCACTCTCTTCAATGCCATTGTTGATGAAAGCGTTGAAGCACAGAATCTGCTCTTTACAACCCTTGTGCCGACTACCCGGGCCCTTGACCTGGGCGGCAGAAAAGCTCTTTTGACAGATACTGTAGGTTTCATAGAGGATCTCCCACACTGGCTGGTTGACGCCTTCAAATCCACCCTCGATGAGATATTTCTTTCTGATCTTATCCTGCTGGTAGTCGATGTAAGCGAAAAACCTGAGATAATCCTTCAAAAACTTTCCACCTCTCATGATACTCTCTGGGACCGCATTCAGGGGGTTCCGATGATTACGGTGCTTAACAAGACAGATCTGCTTGAAGCATCCGAACTTGAAGCTGTTATGGAAGAAATAGGCTATATGGCTCCCAATCCTGTGTTCATTTCCGCAAAAGAAAAGGTTGGCATGCAGGAGTTAAAAGCCGAGATAATCAAACATCTTCCTGCCTGGTCTTTTTACTCCTTTTCCCTCCCGAACTCAGAAAAAGGGATGTCAATACTCTCCTGGCTGTACGATGAGGGTATTGTACACAGTGTTGAGTACGGGAAGCGAATTTCAGTGGATTATGAGGCAAGAACAGAAATTCTCAACCGGATTAAATCTCTGGAACAGGATATTGATGAATGA
- a CDS encoding DUF2209 domain-containing protein, which translates to MWDIIAVDISGRHRIKDGYYMVCAAAALTVSADHIEKVKQVKILPFWLKRAPDLLDIVQLIEDTANQLSFKGTIVAEKGDMYNQPLWVPESMFSRAFKYQESIAERRAIELAHHISLSARNLLIKELDIEA; encoded by the coding sequence ATGTGGGACATTATTGCAGTGGACATTTCGGGCAGGCATAGGATCAAGGACGGCTACTACATGGTCTGTGCAGCTGCAGCCCTTACTGTTTCTGCTGACCACATAGAGAAAGTTAAGCAGGTGAAGATCCTTCCATTCTGGCTTAAAAGAGCACCCGATTTGCTTGACATCGTGCAGTTGATTGAGGATACGGCTAACCAGCTTTCCTTTAAGGGAACAATTGTAGCGGAAAAAGGGGATATGTATAACCAGCCTCTGTGGGTGCCTGAAAGTATGTTTTCAAGGGCATTTAAGTACCAGGAGTCCATAGCTGAGAGAAGAGCTATCGAACTTGCTCACCATATCTCTTTGAGTGCTCGAAATTTACTTATTAAAGAACTTGATATTGAGGCGTGA
- the endA gene encoding tRNA-intron lyase, whose product MKTQLKGDRVLAGKEAVAELYKTGYFGRPRDNGLELSLVEAAYLQFRGKLEIELEGKLLDFRTFFEQASLRQPNFELKYIVYKDLKERGYYVQPSAVDFRVYPRGSHPGKSAAKIFVHVLSERQLLSVKLLQDSVISAENVHKQFILAVVDEESDLTFYEIKTAAPEGEMPEPSPAVKTDATFLEDRVIAWDAEASGALYARGFYGKMLDPERLQLSLVESLYLFSRGIIVVRDRKGKVFSFEEFVEKASEIEGSFLRKYSAYKALRDSGHVVKTGFKFGTHFRVYRKVESIEKIPHSEYLVNVIPADYEFRLPVMSGAVRLANSVRKRMLFAVEKGEEVEYLDIGRVKM is encoded by the coding sequence TTGAAAACACAACTTAAAGGAGACCGGGTCCTTGCCGGAAAGGAAGCGGTTGCCGAACTTTACAAAACAGGTTATTTCGGACGTCCCAGGGATAACGGGCTTGAACTCTCCCTTGTAGAAGCCGCATACCTTCAGTTTAGAGGAAAACTCGAGATTGAGCTGGAAGGAAAACTGCTTGATTTCAGGACTTTTTTCGAGCAGGCTTCTCTGAGACAGCCTAATTTCGAGCTGAAGTATATCGTATATAAAGACCTCAAAGAGCGGGGGTATTACGTCCAACCTTCAGCCGTGGACTTCAGGGTGTACCCGAGAGGCAGCCATCCTGGAAAAAGCGCAGCAAAAATCTTTGTCCATGTCCTGTCTGAAAGGCAGCTTCTTTCTGTAAAGCTCTTGCAGGATTCGGTCATCTCGGCAGAAAACGTGCACAAGCAGTTTATCCTGGCTGTAGTGGATGAAGAAAGTGACCTTACCTTCTACGAAATTAAAACCGCTGCCCCTGAGGGGGAGATGCCTGAACCCTCCCCTGCAGTCAAAACTGATGCAACTTTCCTCGAAGACAGGGTAATAGCCTGGGACGCTGAGGCTTCCGGAGCTCTTTATGCAAGAGGGTTCTACGGGAAAATGCTTGACCCGGAAAGGCTGCAGCTCTCTCTTGTTGAGTCTCTTTATCTTTTTTCGCGAGGGATCATAGTAGTCAGGGACAGGAAAGGAAAGGTTTTTTCATTCGAAGAGTTTGTTGAGAAAGCTTCGGAAATCGAAGGTTCTTTTCTGCGGAAATACAGCGCATATAAAGCTCTGCGAGACTCAGGGCATGTGGTCAAGACAGGTTTTAAGTTCGGGACCCATTTCAGGGTCTACAGGAAAGTCGAGTCCATAGAAAAAATTCCCCATTCCGAGTACCTTGTAAACGTAATCCCTGCAGATTACGAGTTCAGGCTTCCGGTTATGTCCGGGGCTGTCCGGCTTGCAAACAGTGTGCGCAAACGAATGCTCTTTGCAGTCGAAAAAGGAGAGGAAGTCGAGTACCTGGATATTGGCAGAGTAAAAATGTAA
- the cfbB gene encoding Ni-sirohydrochlorin a,c-diamide synthase — MSYSKRSGTEAGSIPRVLISADRSSSGKTTISMGLMAALVSRGYKVQPFKVALDYIDPSYHTEITGRFCRNLDGYLMDEAGILDVYSHACETEGGADIAIIEGVRGLYEGFEGLSDLGSTAQIAKILKCPVVFVINARSITRSAAALISGYKNFDPDVEIAGVILNNIGGLRHAEKAKEAIEYYTGVPVIGIIPRDPAMQISMRHLGLMPALEGRRRLGDGGFEDRLRGIEEIITKGIDVDHFLKIAGSAKPLKSSENSIFFPAAGVGSPRPKIGIALDEAFNFYYHDNLNLLELAGAEIVYFSPVKDSRLPEVDGLYIGGGYPELFAAELEANEPMRKSIKEASAAGMPIYAECGGLMYLTEKISTGVPGKGTYHDASMPESTYLMVGALPGHTIMGQTRVVSYNIGTLGRDCLIGKEGNSFKGHEFHHSEIREIPEDAEFAITLSRGTGIKGDQDGLIVENTLGSYAHLHGAAYRELAGSLVEAARKFRDSRTS, encoded by the coding sequence ATGTCCTACAGCAAAAGATCAGGAACAGAGGCAGGGAGCATTCCCAGAGTCCTTATTTCTGCAGACCGTTCCTCTTCAGGCAAGACCACAATTTCCATGGGCCTTATGGCTGCCCTTGTTTCAAGAGGGTATAAAGTCCAGCCCTTCAAGGTAGCTCTTGACTATATCGACCCCAGTTATCATACCGAAATCACAGGGAGGTTCTGCCGGAACCTTGATGGATACCTGATGGACGAAGCCGGGATTCTTGACGTCTACTCTCATGCCTGTGAAACCGAAGGTGGGGCTGACATTGCAATTATCGAAGGCGTTAGGGGGCTTTACGAGGGCTTTGAAGGTCTCAGTGACCTCGGAAGTACCGCCCAGATCGCAAAAATCCTCAAATGCCCTGTGGTTTTCGTAATCAATGCCCGCAGCATTACCCGTTCCGCTGCAGCCCTTATAAGTGGCTATAAGAATTTCGATCCTGACGTGGAAATTGCAGGCGTTATTCTGAATAACATCGGAGGCCTTCGCCATGCCGAAAAGGCAAAAGAGGCAATAGAGTACTATACTGGTGTGCCGGTTATAGGGATCATCCCAAGAGACCCCGCCATGCAGATATCCATGCGCCACCTAGGGCTCATGCCTGCGCTTGAAGGCAGGCGGAGGCTTGGAGACGGAGGGTTTGAGGACAGGCTTCGGGGCATTGAAGAGATTATCACTAAAGGAATTGATGTTGACCACTTCCTGAAAATCGCAGGGAGCGCAAAACCTCTGAAAAGTTCCGAAAATAGCATTTTTTTCCCTGCTGCCGGTGTAGGATCTCCCCGGCCAAAAATAGGTATTGCCCTTGACGAAGCTTTCAACTTTTACTACCATGATAATCTCAACCTGCTGGAACTTGCCGGAGCGGAAATTGTTTACTTTAGCCCGGTAAAAGATTCTCGGCTTCCTGAGGTTGACGGGCTCTATATAGGAGGCGGCTACCCTGAACTTTTTGCAGCCGAACTCGAAGCCAACGAGCCCATGCGGAAAAGCATCAAAGAAGCTTCAGCTGCAGGTATGCCCATATACGCCGAATGCGGGGGGCTCATGTACCTCACAGAAAAAATCAGTACCGGAGTCCCGGGAAAAGGCACATACCACGACGCTTCAATGCCTGAGTCCACCTATTTAATGGTGGGTGCACTTCCCGGCCACACAATAATGGGGCAGACAAGGGTTGTCAGTTACAATATCGGGACTCTTGGCAGGGACTGCCTTATCGGAAAAGAAGGCAACAGCTTCAAAGGGCATGAGTTCCACCACTCCGAAATTCGGGAAATCCCCGAAGATGCGGAATTTGCAATAACTCTCTCAAGAGGCACCGGGATAAAAGGAGACCAGGACGGGCTTATTGTTGAAAACACCCTTGGTTCTTACGCCCACCTGCACGGAGCCGCATACAGGGAACTTGCAGGTTCTCTTGTCGAAGCTGCCCGTAAATTTAGGGATTCCAGGACCTCCTGA
- the cfbC gene encoding Ni-sirohydrochlorin a,c-diamide reductive cyclase ATP-dependent reductase subunit, with the protein MKKQKIIAIYGKGGIGKSSTASNVAAACAKAGKKVMIIGCDPKSDSSITLLRGRRIPTILDLIREGVDVKEKDVVFEGYAGVKCIEAGGPEPGIGCAGRGIIVAIKKLKSISEDLLKEQDLIIYDVPGDIVCGGFVAPIRKGYVNEAYVLTSGEYMPLYAANNICKGLSKISMPLSGIICNSRNASREEEIVRKFSEEIGSQLMAFIPKRQIVQDCERDGYSVMEKAPDSDIAEIYRQLGKAILTNEKKVMAAHLSDERLREMTK; encoded by the coding sequence TTGAAAAAACAAAAGATCATTGCAATTTACGGAAAAGGCGGCATAGGTAAGTCGAGCACAGCCTCAAACGTTGCAGCTGCCTGTGCGAAAGCAGGGAAGAAAGTCATGATCATAGGCTGCGACCCAAAAAGCGATTCGTCCATAACCCTTCTCAGAGGCAGGAGAATCCCAACCATACTCGATCTCATCCGTGAAGGTGTGGATGTAAAAGAAAAAGATGTGGTTTTTGAAGGATATGCAGGCGTCAAATGTATAGAAGCCGGAGGGCCCGAGCCCGGCATAGGCTGCGCAGGACGCGGGATCATAGTTGCAATTAAAAAACTGAAAAGCATTTCAGAAGACCTCCTTAAAGAACAGGACCTTATAATCTACGATGTTCCGGGAGACATCGTCTGCGGCGGGTTTGTTGCCCCTATCCGGAAAGGCTATGTAAATGAGGCATACGTTCTGACCTCTGGAGAATATATGCCCCTCTATGCAGCAAACAACATCTGCAAAGGGCTTTCCAAAATCAGTATGCCACTTAGCGGGATTATCTGCAATTCAAGAAACGCGAGCCGGGAAGAAGAAATCGTCAGGAAATTTTCAGAGGAAATCGGCAGTCAGCTTATGGCTTTTATCCCCAAAAGGCAGATAGTCCAGGACTGCGAAAGAGACGGCTACTCTGTTATGGAGAAAGCTCCTGATTCCGACATTGCGGAAATCTACCGCCAGCTTGGAAAAGCAATTCTGACCAACGAAAAGAAAGTTATGGCAGCCCACCTGAGCGATGAGCGGTTAAGGGAAATGACAAAGTGA